The DNA region tttgatacctttctccactcatttctccgcatgggtcaatttgggagaaattcggagtaatcgcggagaaatttaggagaaatcgcggagaaatattttcaccagggatatTGTATTTCCATCAAATTCAGAAAATACAAGTCTAAATCCTTCtcgtgatttaattttttttcaatacgtGTTTTGCACAGACGAGCATTGGCATCAAGACCAAGATTTATTCATGATTTACGTGGACGTTTATTAACTCAACaagaaattattcaattatccaTAAATAcacagaaaaatttattaaaaaattacgtatttatttcatttatcatatataagaattaaaaataaacatttatattattttaataatgtgattttctttttaataaagatatatttatcatttcaagttttatttgattttttattttaatttttagtcatTATTTTgtacactcagagaaggataagttaacagttaacataccaatatgtttacattaaacatacaaaagtttaatgttaagatatatatattaacaataaacatagatatcttaactgttaacatacgtatgtttatagttaacatacgtatctttacgcggccaaatattttgatgcgccagtctacttcttgtaatcttttttttttgacattatattgtgatactattctaattgtaatataatataatatgtactcgtgttgtcataaatttatttaaatttagtttttttgtaaattcattcttaattttacattcaattttcatatttacatacgtaaatttacattaatgtcttcaactatcagcctaaccttcaaattgtgtcaattacagatatcttaatagttaacatacgcatattaactattaagatacgtatgtttaatgttaatatatatatctttgatgtaaacttatcagccaccacccattttaacatggcatatgttaacattaaacaggatatgttgactgttaacatatccttctctgtgtgtatattgttttatgattttattcttCAGAAATATTCACGTATCATTAGATTAGAAaatctaataaattataataaaataaattaacattaagcATAAGAATGAATGACAaggattttaatatttaaaaacccaaaaaagaaatatttttttttaactaattttgtcttcatgctttttttatactattaattttatttttcatacaattagatattcttttaaacttttattaaattgttaacaatgtaaattattcttttttttttgtttttcgaatttttttgaacgaaaataaattaatttacagataaaactaaaacaaaaattcattctCCTCTGTTACACTAGTCTTTTTCTTTCGAAAGattgcaattttaatttaacatttgccctaatttttttttttttttatcatctaatgtgtgtgtgtattagaccgtttcaaaaaaaaaaaaaaatttttttttttctctgccaccccctaaaatcttagtattcaacaagacaaacaatctactattttcaattttttttttttttttttaatgtcgctcatcgactttgaatattttccatttaaaatacatgtaagcaGAGTGTTCATTTTATACTTTCGTTCATaacttcatcaatttttaagcTAGAGACTTGGGAATACGACCGTTCgaaagcttgaaaaaaaagctttaaaacacattgagaaaaaaattttcaatcaacTGTTTTGCGGCTAGAAaactttgtaaatatttatttctaaaaaaacgataatttatttattcgaagacctctgggcattcattaaaaaataaaaattcggcATATAACATATAGTGTCTAAAGCTTCTTAATAAAGCTTTCTaaataatcatcttgaattcaaatatattgattattttgagAGTTATGATTTTCTGAAACACTTAGATGAAAACAGCatttattcgtttataaaAGAATTGCACAAAtaacactgtttttttttaagtgtttcAGAAAATCATAACTctcaaaataatcaatatatttgaattcaagatgattatttAGAAAGCTTTATTAAAAAGCTTTAGACACTATATCTTATATgccgaatttttattttttaatgaatgcccagaggtcttcgaataaataaattatcgtttttttagaaataaatgttTACAAAGTTTTCTAGCCGCGAAACAgttgattgaaaatttttttttcaatatgtgttttgaagcttttttttcaagctttcGAACGGTCGTATTTCCAAGTCTCTAGCTTGAAAATTGATGAAGTTATGAacgaaagtataaaataaacactctgcttacatgtattttaaatggaaaatattcaaagtcgatgagcgacattaaaaaaaaaaaaaaaaaaaaattgaaaatagtagaTTGTTTGTCTTGTTGAGTACTAAGATTTTAGGGGgtgggagagaaaaaaaaaaatttttttttttttttgaaacagtCTAGTGTGTATACAATAcagagtattttttattttttttactttcaaaaaatcaattgacaatCGCAGAGGGTACATGCTAGGAGTATCTCATGTgccatttgaataattttaatttagctactattttggcattttaatttacaattattaattaaataattaaataattaacagcaacatatattaaaattttataagctcCAACAGCAATTTTGTCCCAAATtctattcataaataaataaaccaattaacacatgattatttattaattattaattaataaaaatagcttTAAATTACTTTGGTATTGATGTATTGCTAATTGTACCAGCAAAACAAGAACAAAACCAATCATCAAatggtatattatttaatgcatCTAATTTTAGcaaatgtttatataaatctGTATCTTCTTTATCTAATAATGTAAATGTACATTCAAATAGTTTTCTAATatcattatgaaaattttcaatatgatCTAAAAAACCACGAAGTATCCAATACATATCAAccatattatcataattttgatCACCTTCCATTATGTGCCATAAACTTTCAGCCATTCTATTCATTGatctgtataaaaaataaaataaatatacttttaatattaatcaacatttactaattaatatatttacctAAATAATGGTGTTTCTAATTGTGTTGTCATTTCAATTTTAGCTCTTCTTGTACGTAATAACCACATTGTTAAATATACCTGATGTGGTtttgttgtttcttttttttttttttttttaatgtttttatttaacgtCGCATCAACATCCAGGGTTATTAGCGACgacaattatttacaatatatacatttttatatacatatagttttacattatattattattatctgttatttgttcttttgtttattttattttttttaatttaattttttttttttttttttttttttttttgaagatttttgtCTGTTTAAGAAGggctatgatttttttgtaatttggGGGTGATAGGCAGTCTCTAACATTGTTTGGTAGATTTAGTCTTCTTCTCGTAGGTGCCGTGTCAATACACTCAGTGAGTATATGGGTCACCGTTTGACCTACTTGACATTTTTGGCATGTTGGTGGTGAAATGatattttccattaaataaCCATGTGTTATTCTGGTGTGACCAATGCGAAGTCGAGTAATTCTCGTTTGGTTTTGACGTGATGACATGTAGGGGTGTTTTTCCCATATGTCCTTTCTTACCAGTTTAAGTTTGGTGTTGGTACTTTGCCACTGATGGTTCcactttaattttatatttttttttataagatcATTTAGTTCTATAGGTGACACTGGAGCTGTTGTCTTGTTTGTTCCACTTATAATTGCGTTTTTAGCTTCTACATCAGCTTTTTCATTTCCATCAATACCTTGGTGTGATGGTATCCAGatcaaagtaatttttttgttttttttttgtatattgttgattttattttgtatgtgTTGGATGATGTGGTGTTTAGTGTTTAGATTACCAAGTGCTACAAGAGTAGACAAGGAGTCAGTGAAGATGGCAGCTGATGAGTCCAAAGAGTTGCTAAATAGTTTTAGACTTTCGAGTATAGCAAAAGCTTCACACGAGAAAATCGTATATGCTGGAGGTAGTTGATAGGTGTGTGTACCGTTGTTGTAGATGATTGAACATGCACTTTTGTTGTCTAGTTTGGATCCATCtgtgtatatatgtgtgtcATTTTTGTATTTGTGTTTTAATTCATTGAATAGTTGTTGGTAGATTGTTGAGttggtgattttttttccatttgtgtTGTTATAAATTGATAGGTCAATGTTAATAAAGTCAGTGGTCCATGGTGGAATGATTGGAGTACTTTTTGGTGTAACACTTATATTATTTAGCTCGGTTTCAGCATGGTCATCGAGATAATTTTTCAGTCGTGCTAGGTATGGCTTgggtaaatttttgttttgattattgTGACTATTTCTGGTTGATGGAAGGTTACCAAGGTTTACTTGAGTGTGTGTTGATATTTTGAGTGAGcctgtatattttattgtgtCTTTTTCTCTTCTGAGTTGCAGAGGGATTTGTTTTGTTGTTTCATTgactatttttgttttatttaatgcaCCACGTAAATCATGAAATtccatttttctttgtttagcaataaatttatcactttcAGTATATATTGGTGTTATACCTAGTAATAATTTCCATACAAAATTACGATGTGTTACTGGTACAGTAAATCtaagacaaaaatattttaattttgcttttaCATTTCGAAATTAAATcgcaatataaaatttaaaaatgtggTGCTGATTCATGACCAGTTTGATCAAGAAGCTGTTGCCACTAATGGTAAGTGATTCACAGGATTCAACATGACCAAGATGAGGTACATGATCATCAATggattcaagattttttttttttgtttacctaCTGATAAATATActtcaaatgataaataataattaaatacaattttaaataaatttgcaaataattaattaatttttataaataacaaaacttttgttttcaaaatcatataaatataataaaacaaaattaactattttataaactaaatatcaatcaatatgatttgatttttttcaattacagaTGTTAAAAAATACTGTTTGTGTTTGAACATTGAACTTGCTGTTGCTGAAATGATCATGGATTATCTAGAGACAAGTGGAACATCTTCGTGGGATGATGAACATCCGCTAAAAAGGTAGGatctcaatttattaattgtacaTTGATTTTAACTATTACTAGGTCTT from Aphidius gifuensis isolate YNYX2018 linkage group LG5, ASM1490517v1, whole genome shotgun sequence includes:
- the LOC122856465 gene encoding TBC1 domain family member 7-like, whose product is MIAKIPKLKYFCLRFTVPVTHRNFVWKLLLGITPIYTESDKFIAKQRKMEFHDLRGALNKTKIVNETTKPHQVYLTMWLLRTRRAKIEMTTQLETPLFRSMNRMAESLWHIMEGDQNYDNMVDMYWILRGFLDHIENFHNDIRKLFECTFTLLDKEDTDLYKHLLKLDALNNIPFDDWFCSCFAGTISNTSIPKIWDKIAVGAYKILIYVIF